From Terriglobales bacterium:
CCGAAAGGCCGGCGGATTCATTGGCCAGCACCTGCTCGGTTTCCGCCGGGGGCCGCGGGATGGGGACGTTGCTCACCAGAGTAGCGCTGAGCGCTCCACCACCACCGGCGCCGCCCCAGTTCTCTCCGTGGAATCCGCCGAAGAGGGCGGCATAGAGCAGCATGCCGCCGAAAAAGAATCCGTGCAGGGCCACCGACAGGGCCACGGACCTCTCCCACGGATCGCGTTCCAGATAGATGTCGGCGCTCACGGCCATGGTTACTTGGCGGATTCCTTCAAGGGCTCGGTAACGATGCTGACATTGGTGATTCCGGCCTGCTTCACCGCATCCATCACGGTGGCAAACGCCCCGAACGGCACATTCTCATCGGCACGCACGTAAATGGACTGGCGCTCCGGGTCGCGCACGCGCTCGCGCAGCCGCGCGCCGACCTGGTTGATGTTGATGGCATCGTTGCCAAAATACACCCGCTGTTTGCGGTCGATGGAGATCACCAGGCGTTCTTCGGAGATCTCCTTCACGGTGCGCGTCTTGGGCACCGACACCTCCACGCCGGACTGCAGCACCGGCGCCGTGATCATGAAGATGATCAGCAGGACCAGCACCACATCCACGAACGGGGTGACGTTGATGTCGGAGAGCGAGCTCTGGGTGCGTCCCTGGGCGTTCGTGAATGCCATACCTCAGCCTCGTGGTTCGGCCGGCGGGCGTTCGGCCGCGTTCAAGAACTCCAGCGCGAAGTCGTCCATGCGCGCTGCGAACTCGCGAATGGAGTGCGTCAACTGGTTATAGCCAATCACCGCCGGGATGGCGGCAAACAGCCCGGCGGCGGTGGCGATCAGCGCCTCCGAGATTCCCGGCGCTACTGCCCGTAGCGTGGCCGCGCCCGAGGTGCCCAGCGAGTGGAAGGCATCAATGATGCCCCAGACCGTTCCGAACAGCCCGATGAACGGCGTCACCGCCCCGGTGGTCGCCAGCCACGGCAGGCGGCGCTCCAACCGCGTCAATTCCTCCGATGC
This genomic window contains:
- a CDS encoding biopolymer transporter ExbD: MAFTNAQGRTQSSLSDINVTPFVDVVLVLLIIFMITAPVLQSGVEVSVPKTRTVKEISEERLVISIDRKQRVYFGNDAININQVGARLRERVRDPERQSIYVRADENVPFGAFATVMDAVKQAGITNVSIVTEPLKESAK
- the tolQ gene encoding protein TolQ, giving the protein MGGEIVNLIAASGPVAKAVLVILLIFSIFSWAIMISKWSLFSRARVQSARFVKAFRRVARLSDMAALAEQFRPSPLVAVFEYGYHEYQRQVGNPSGGARNIVAIQRATQIAASEELTRLERRLPWLATTGAVTPFIGLFGTVWGIIDAFHSLGTSGAATLRAVAPGISEALIATAAGLFAAIPAVIGYNQLTHSIREFAARMDDFALEFLNAAERPPAEPRG